The Mercenaria mercenaria strain notata chromosome 10, MADL_Memer_1, whole genome shotgun sequence genome contains a region encoding:
- the LOC123561089 gene encoding tetraspanin-9-like, with protein MGLLTFAGRIVLVVLNIIFILVSLALIIGGFILRFAHEWIRPTIKTVLDSISSAADKIYSTNIDTDKFELGSVVSDIATVMIVLGLVLLGLSFVGCCGACCNFSTIMLVYAIILIVILLAQVIVIIIAFAFPNEIKKRIRPVMKDSLDEYQGLKGSTVNSLAWNWAMQEFQCCGPDMYTDFNGKGSWKSAAGDGVDVITPTACCKTLPSDTAGVANCAGDNTKQIANITSMSNYDKSCIDAVWTRVVEDQTSYYYTVVGFCLLAQIVLIIFACLVYKDRGISGGLV; from the exons ATGGGATTACTGACATTTGCAGGAAGGATAGTGCTTGTTGTTCTCAATATCATCTTTATT CTGGTTTCGCTTGCGCTGATTATCGGTGGATTTATTTTGAGATTTGCACATGAATGGATCCGACCAACGATTAAGACCGTCCTGGATTCAATTTCTAGTGCCGCCGACAAGATCTATAGCA CCAATATAGACACTGATAAATTTGAACTCGGCAGTGTTGTGAGCGATATTGCCACAGTGatgatagttctaggactggttcTCCTAGGACTCTCATTTGTTGGTTGTTGCGGAGCATGTTGTAACTTTTCTACAATTATGCTGGTG TATGCAATAATCCTTATCGTGATACTACTGGCCCAGGTCATAGTGATCATTATAGCTTTTGCTTTCCCGAACGAG ATAAAGAAGAGAATAAGACCAGTGATGAAGGATTCCCTGGACGAGTATCAAGGTTTGAAAGGATCGACAGTCAACTCTCTAGCCTGGAATTGGGCAATGCAAGAG TTCCAATGTTGTGGACCAGACATGTACACTGATTTTAATGGCAAAGGAAGCTGGAAATCGGCTGCTGGAGATGGTGTGGATGTTATTACTCCGACTGCCTGCTGCAAAACACTCCCGAGCGACACCGCAGGTGTTGCAAACTGTGCAGGAGATAACACCAAACAGATTGCCAACATTACCTCTATGAGCAACTATGACAAG AGTTGTATTGACGCTGTTTGGACAAGGGTTGTTGAAGACCAAACGAGCTATTACTACACAGTCGTAGGGTTTTGCTTGCTTGCTCAG ATCGTGTTGATCATTTTCGCCTGCCTTGTGTACAAAGATCGTGGGATCAGTGGTGGCCTTGTGTAA